From the Nitrobacter hamburgensis X14 genome, one window contains:
- a CDS encoding 3-deoxy-D-manno-octulosonic acid transferase, with the protein MPSSMPATLRLYSRLSAAAAPLTPALLKRRLKQGKEDPARIDERRGITRQPRPAGPLIWIHGASVGEVLAAAALIERLRALNIRILLTSGTVTSAAVVAKRFPPDIIHQYVPYDSPRFVARFLDHWQPGLALFVESDLWPNLILAGGARRLPMVLINGRMSHRSFPRWRRLSGTIAALLEQFDICLVQSGIDAERFTVLGSRNVITTGNLKLDVQAPPADEARLERLLFVTRGRPVVVAASTHPGEEEILLKTHRTLAVHFPLLLTVIVPRHPGRGEAIARMIAASGAQVARRSLEELPTARTDIYIADTMGELGLFYRLAPIVFMGGSLVPHGGQNPIEAVKLNASIVHGPHVFNFTDVYDALDRAGGARRAGDGEALTKQLGHLLNDSAARDAAATAAAQVVDRLGGALDRTLAALEPYLLQLRLERGAADA; encoded by the coding sequence ATGCCTAGCTCAATGCCGGCGACGCTGCGCCTCTACAGCAGACTGTCCGCCGCCGCCGCCCCGCTGACGCCAGCCCTTTTGAAGCGGCGGCTGAAGCAGGGCAAGGAAGATCCCGCGCGCATCGACGAGCGGCGGGGCATCACCCGACAGCCCCGCCCTGCAGGCCCGCTGATCTGGATTCACGGCGCGAGCGTCGGCGAAGTGCTGGCCGCAGCAGCGTTGATCGAACGGCTGCGGGCGCTGAATATCCGCATTCTGCTCACGTCGGGCACCGTGACCTCGGCGGCTGTCGTCGCGAAGCGATTCCCGCCGGATATCATTCACCAGTATGTCCCCTACGATTCGCCGCGCTTCGTGGCGCGCTTTCTCGATCACTGGCAGCCGGGTCTTGCGCTCTTCGTCGAATCGGATCTGTGGCCCAATCTAATTCTGGCTGGCGGCGCGCGCCGTCTGCCGATGGTGCTGATCAACGGACGGATGTCGCATCGCTCGTTCCCGCGCTGGCGCAGGCTATCGGGAACGATCGCCGCGCTGCTCGAACAGTTCGACATCTGCCTCGTTCAGTCGGGAATCGACGCGGAGCGCTTCACGGTGCTCGGCAGCCGTAATGTCATCACGACCGGAAACCTCAAGCTCGACGTGCAGGCTCCGCCGGCCGACGAGGCCAGGCTGGAACGACTGCTATTCGTCACCCGCGGCCGCCCGGTGGTGGTGGCGGCGTCGACCCATCCGGGCGAGGAAGAGATCCTTCTCAAAACGCACCGGACGCTGGCTGTTCACTTCCCCTTGCTCTTGACCGTGATCGTTCCACGCCATCCCGGTCGGGGCGAAGCGATCGCCCGCATGATCGCAGCGTCCGGCGCGCAGGTCGCGCGGCGCTCGCTGGAGGAACTGCCGACGGCGAGGACGGACATCTATATCGCCGACACCATGGGCGAACTGGGCTTGTTCTACCGGCTGGCGCCGATCGTTTTCATGGGCGGTTCGCTGGTGCCGCACGGCGGCCAGAATCCGATCGAGGCGGTCAAGCTCAATGCCTCCATCGTGCACGGGCCGCATGTCTTCAACTTCACCGATGTCTATGATGCGCTCGACCGCGCAGGCGGCGCGCGCCGGGCCGGCGACGGTGAAGCTCTGACGAAGCAACTCGGCCATCTGCTGAACGATTCCGCCGCCCGCGACGCCGCGGCGACGGCTGCGGCCCAGGTGGTGGATCGGCTCGGCGGCGCGCTGGATCGCACGCTGGCCGCGCTCGAGCCGTATCTGTTGCAGTTGCGGCTGGAACGGGGAGCGGCCGATGCATGA
- a CDS encoding lysophospholipid acyltransferase family protein: protein MRKLLRNLLRARWFQQFAGLLAAGFLRLVWLTNRFSYDPEDVYDIVEPEMPVILAFWHGQHFMTPFIRRAHHRGKVLISRHRDGEFNALAAERLGIETVRGSGDHGSAFNRKGGVGAFKEMVRALEENYNMALTADVPKRSRVAGLGIIMLARESGRTIMPFAMATSRFIRLDNWDHTTINLPFGRGALVGGEPISVPPDADAQMMEALRARLEATLNDATRRAYARVGRPEPEAGPEYEAGHA, encoded by the coding sequence TTGAGAAAGCTGCTTCGCAATCTGCTGCGCGCCCGCTGGTTTCAGCAGTTCGCGGGCCTTCTGGCCGCAGGCTTTCTGCGGCTGGTTTGGTTGACCAACAGGTTCAGCTATGATCCGGAGGATGTCTACGACATTGTCGAGCCCGAGATGCCGGTGATCCTCGCGTTCTGGCACGGACAGCATTTCATGACGCCGTTCATCAGGCGGGCGCACCATCGCGGCAAGGTCCTGATCTCGCGCCATCGCGACGGCGAGTTCAATGCGCTCGCGGCGGAGCGGCTCGGAATCGAAACCGTTCGCGGCTCCGGCGACCACGGCTCTGCGTTCAATCGCAAGGGCGGCGTCGGCGCTTTCAAGGAAATGGTCCGCGCGCTCGAAGAGAACTACAACATGGCCCTGACCGCCGATGTGCCGAAGCGCTCGCGCGTTGCAGGCCTCGGCATCATCATGCTGGCGCGCGAATCCGGGCGGACCATCATGCCGTTTGCGATGGCGACCAGCCGTTTCATCCGCCTCGACAACTGGGATCACACCACCATCAACCTGCCGTTCGGACGCGGCGCTCTGGTCGGCGGCGAGCCGATCTCGGTTCCGCCCGACGCCGACGCGCAGATGATGGAGGCGCTGAGGGCGCGGCTCGAGGCGACATTGAACGACGCTACGCGCCGCGCTTACGCCAGGGTCGGCCGGCCCGAACCCGAGGCGGGTCCCGAATACGAGGCGGGTCATGCCTAG
- a CDS encoding DUF4170 domain-containing protein, producing the protein MPPDSPPQQLLHLVIGGELTDLAHTTFKDLDEVEIVGLYPNYASAYAAWKAKAQQTVDNAHMRYFIVHLHRLLDPGQDTKPAR; encoded by the coding sequence ATGCCGCCAGACAGTCCGCCCCAGCAATTGCTCCATCTCGTGATCGGGGGCGAACTGACCGATCTTGCGCATACGACCTTCAAGGACCTCGACGAGGTCGAGATCGTCGGCCTGTACCCGAACTACGCATCGGCCTATGCCGCCTGGAAGGCGAAGGCGCAGCAGACGGTTGATAACGCCCACATGCGGTATTTCATCGTGCACCTCCACCGCCTGCTCGATCCCGGTCAAGATACGAAGCCCGCCCGTTGA
- a CDS encoding 3'(2'),5'-bisphosphate nucleotidase CysQ: MAGANADSRDDLLARDRALLIETVREAGGLARAMFRTELRTWTKGASSPVSEADIAVNDLIAGKLRAATPDYGWLSEESADDPSRLGKQRVWIVDPIDGTRGYLAGRDDWCVSVALVEGVSPLLAAVFAPATDEFFLAARGQGASRNGVPVRTTPGDTLVFPRIAGPKPLVEKLDRPRGDVVLHPRISSLALRLCRVADGSIDAAFAGGQSCDWDLAAADLLVHEANGRMTSLKGEPILYNRAEVTHGALIAAGGLRHERILAHFQGHPLP; encoded by the coding sequence TTGGCGGGCGCTAACGCCGACAGCCGCGACGACCTTCTGGCGCGGGATCGCGCTCTATTGATCGAGACGGTGCGCGAAGCAGGCGGGCTGGCGCGCGCGATGTTCCGTACCGAATTGCGGACCTGGACCAAGGGGGCGTCATCGCCGGTGTCGGAGGCGGACATCGCCGTCAACGATCTCATTGCAGGCAAACTGCGCGCGGCGACGCCGGATTACGGCTGGCTGTCCGAGGAAAGCGCCGACGATCCCTCGCGGCTCGGCAAGCAGCGGGTCTGGATCGTCGATCCGATCGACGGCACGCGCGGCTATCTCGCCGGTCGCGACGACTGGTGCGTCAGCGTCGCGCTGGTCGAGGGCGTCTCGCCGCTGCTGGCGGCGGTGTTCGCGCCGGCCACGGACGAGTTCTTCCTCGCCGCGCGCGGGCAGGGCGCGTCGCGCAACGGCGTGCCGGTGCGGACGACGCCCGGCGACACCCTGGTTTTTCCCAGGATCGCGGGACCGAAGCCGCTTGTGGAAAAGCTGGACCGGCCGCGAGGCGATGTCGTCCTTCACCCGAGGATCAGTTCGTTGGCGCTGCGGCTGTGCCGCGTCGCGGACGGCAGCATCGATGCGGCTTTCGCCGGCGGCCAGAGTTGCGACTGGGATCTCGCCGCCGCCGATTTGCTCGTGCATGAGGCGAATGGTAGAATGACGTCGCTCAAGGGCGAGCCGATCCTCTATAACCGTGCCGAGGTAACGCACGGCGCGCTGATCGCGGCGGGCGGCCTGCGCCACGAGCGCATTCTCGCGCATTTTCAAGGACATCCGTTGCCGTAA
- a CDS encoding TldD/PmbA family protein produces the protein MISSPNSSSSKSAASELFDQSALSQLAERLVEAAKRAGADAADAVAVRGVSQGVEVRDGRVEESERSESDDVGLRVLVGRRQATVSTNDVGGDNVAKLAERAVAMARVAPDDQYVGLADPALLARNFPDLDLLDRVTPSTAELERRAVEAEAAGLAVKGVTKSGGASASAGIGGMVLVTSTGFCGSYLRSSQGISMMAIVGDGTGMERDYDYTSALHASDLMSPASIGRSAGERTVARANPRKVSTCKVPVVFDPRVAGSLVGHVVSAANGAAIARKTSFLKDRLGQQLFAKGIRIVDDPLRLRGLRSQSFDAEGVATKKLAVIDDGVLTSWLLDSATARELGLTTTGHAHRGVSSSPSPGSYNLHLEAGQMTPTELIADIKQGFYVTDLIGSGVNGVTGDYSRGASGFWIENGEITYPVSEITIAGHLIEMFKSLTPANDLAFRYATNAPTVRIEGLTVGGR, from the coding sequence GTGATCTCTTCACCAAATTCGTCATCGTCGAAATCCGCCGCTTCCGAACTCTTCGATCAATCCGCGCTCAGTCAACTTGCCGAGCGGCTGGTCGAGGCTGCGAAGCGCGCAGGCGCAGATGCCGCGGACGCGGTCGCGGTGCGTGGCGTCTCGCAAGGCGTCGAGGTTCGCGACGGCCGCGTCGAGGAATCGGAGCGATCGGAGAGCGATGACGTCGGGTTGCGTGTGCTGGTCGGGCGGCGGCAGGCCACGGTCTCGACCAACGATGTCGGCGGCGACAATGTTGCGAAGCTCGCCGAACGCGCGGTCGCGATGGCGCGCGTTGCACCCGATGACCAATATGTCGGGCTGGCCGACCCGGCATTGCTGGCGCGGAATTTCCCCGATCTCGATCTGCTCGACCGGGTGACACCGTCAACGGCAGAACTCGAGCGCCGCGCGGTCGAGGCCGAGGCGGCGGGTCTTGCGGTCAAGGGCGTTACCAAATCCGGCGGCGCGTCGGCGTCCGCCGGCATCGGCGGCATGGTGCTGGTGACGAGCACTGGTTTCTGCGGATCTTATCTGCGTTCGAGCCAGGGCATCTCGATGATGGCGATCGTCGGCGACGGCACCGGCATGGAACGCGATTACGACTACACCTCCGCGCTTCATGCCTCCGATCTCATGTCGCCGGCCAGCATCGGCCGCAGCGCCGGCGAACGTACCGTGGCGCGCGCCAACCCACGCAAGGTTTCCACCTGCAAGGTGCCGGTGGTGTTCGATCCTCGCGTCGCGGGTTCGCTGGTGGGGCATGTCGTCAGCGCAGCCAATGGCGCCGCGATCGCGCGCAAGACCAGCTTTCTGAAAGACCGGCTCGGCCAGCAGTTGTTCGCGAAGGGAATCCGGATCGTCGACGATCCCTTGCGCCTGCGCGGACTGCGCTCGCAATCCTTCGACGCCGAAGGCGTCGCGACGAAAAAGCTGGCGGTGATCGACGATGGCGTCCTGACGTCGTGGCTATTGGATTCGGCAACCGCGCGCGAACTTGGTCTGACGACGACCGGTCACGCCCACCGCGGCGTCTCGTCGTCGCCATCGCCGGGATCGTATAACCTGCATCTCGAAGCAGGGCAGATGACGCCGACCGAGCTGATCGCCGACATCAAGCAGGGCTTCTACGTCACCGACCTGATCGGGTCCGGCGTCAACGGCGTGACCGGCGACTATAGCCGCGGGGCCTCCGGATTCTGGATCGAGAACGGCGAGATCACCTATCCGGTCAGCGAGATCACCATCGCCGGACATCTGATCGAGATGTTCAAGTCGCTGACGCCCGCCAACGACCTCGCATTCCGCTACGCGACCAACGCGCCGACCGTGCGCATCGAGGGGCTGACGGTTGGCGGGCGCTAA
- a CDS encoding DUF6101 family protein — translation MRRQTATGGINPAGSSRGLRLDPLTLPVSFAARDSRADGGVRQIELHRERVTLHRVVHGMQMTINVRVKEFIGVTVRDTPEGRALVLLHRDPSLAIPLLVTEDATERAAAWQTWSEILALPQLADDKRDPAPRRRRSNAISERRPTFLVRRRSGDLLNPASVYRGEREIIARN, via the coding sequence GTGAGGCGTCAAACAGCAACAGGCGGGATCAATCCCGCCGGGTCGAGCCGTGGCTTGCGGCTCGACCCTCTCACACTGCCCGTCAGTTTCGCCGCGCGCGACAGCCGCGCCGACGGCGGCGTCCGGCAGATCGAGCTTCATCGGGAACGCGTGACGCTGCACCGCGTCGTGCACGGCATGCAGATGACGATCAATGTGCGCGTCAAAGAATTCATCGGCGTTACGGTGCGCGACACCCCCGAGGGGCGAGCACTCGTTCTACTTCACCGCGATCCATCGCTCGCCATTCCCCTTCTCGTGACCGAGGACGCTACTGAGCGTGCCGCCGCGTGGCAAACCTGGAGCGAGATCCTCGCGCTTCCGCAACTTGCCGACGACAAACGCGATCCGGCGCCGCGCCGGCGGCGGAGCAATGCGATCAGTGAGCGGCGTCCGACCTTCCTGGTGCGCCGGCGCAGCGGCGATTTGCTCAACCCCGCGAGCGTCTATCGGGGCGAGCGCGAGATCATCGCGCGGAATTAG
- the ubiA gene encoding 4-hydroxybenzoate octaprenyltransferase translates to MSDAAARVADSAGNWVDSRAPLWARPYLRLSRLDRPIGSWLLLLPCWWSAALAAGVANDLSRLPLTIVLFFIGAFAMRGAGCTWNDITDRDLDARVERTRSRPIPAGQATVAQAFVFLVAQALVGLVVLLQFNRFAIATGIASLIVVAVYPFMKRITNWPQVVLGLAFSWGALMGFAVVLGRVDAAALALYAGSIAWVIGYDTIYAHQDTEDDALIGIKSTALLFGERTRSALAIFYGLAVVLIGVALHLAGARWPAWIGLAAFTTHLAWQVARIQIGDSRLCLRLFKSNRDAGLLLFAGLLASALLQAAGGS, encoded by the coding sequence ATGAGCGATGCGGCGGCACGCGTCGCGGACTCCGCCGGCAACTGGGTCGACAGCCGTGCGCCGCTGTGGGCGCGGCCTTATCTCAGGCTGTCGCGGCTTGACAGGCCGATCGGGTCCTGGCTGCTGCTGCTGCCATGCTGGTGGTCGGCGGCGCTGGCCGCGGGCGTCGCCAATGACTTGAGCCGGCTACCCCTGACCATCGTGTTGTTTTTCATCGGTGCGTTCGCGATGCGGGGCGCCGGCTGCACCTGGAACGATATCACCGACCGCGATCTCGATGCCCGCGTGGAGCGGACGCGGTCGCGTCCGATTCCGGCGGGACAGGCGACGGTGGCGCAGGCCTTTGTGTTTCTCGTGGCGCAGGCGCTGGTCGGGCTGGTCGTGCTGCTGCAGTTCAACCGCTTTGCCATCGCGACCGGGATCGCCTCGCTTATCGTCGTCGCGGTCTATCCCTTCATGAAGCGCATTACTAACTGGCCGCAGGTCGTGCTCGGCCTCGCCTTTTCGTGGGGCGCGCTGATGGGGTTCGCGGTAGTGCTGGGCCGCGTCGATGCTGCCGCGCTGGCGCTGTATGCGGGGTCGATCGCATGGGTGATTGGCTATGACACGATCTATGCCCATCAGGACACGGAAGACGATGCGCTGATCGGCATCAAGTCGACGGCATTGCTGTTCGGCGAGCGCACGCGTTCCGCGCTTGCGATCTTCTACGGGCTGGCCGTTGTTCTCATCGGCGTTGCGTTGCATCTGGCCGGCGCGCGATGGCCGGCATGGATCGGCCTTGCGGCTTTTACCACGCATCTCGCCTGGCAGGTCGCCCGGATCCAGATCGGCGATTCCCGCCTCTGCCTGCGGCTGTTCAAGTCAAACCGCGATGCAGGATTGTTGCTGTTTGCGGGATTGCTGGCCAGCGCGTTGCTGCAGGCAGCCGGCGGGTCCTAA
- a CDS encoding 16S rRNA (uracil(1498)-N(3))-methyltransferase, with protein sequence MPDTDFRSPRLYVDAPLEPGGKVPLDRNQGNYLGNVLRLGSGANVLVFNGRDGEWRAAISGRKRPECLDIVAAARAQDRLPDLHYVFAPLKHARLDYMVQKAVEMGVSALQPVLTRFTQVARVNGERMRANVIEAAEQCGILSLAAVEEPVTLDRWLGRRAPERLLVLCDEAALVTNPAAALEPMRGAAHGIDVLVGPEGGFAEDERANLLNQPNTLRLSLGPRILRADTAAVAAIALVQTVLGDWTAAEQRTQVEISATR encoded by the coding sequence ATGCCCGACACGGACTTTCGCAGTCCCCGGCTCTATGTCGATGCCCCACTCGAGCCGGGCGGCAAGGTTCCGCTCGACCGCAATCAGGGCAATTATCTCGGCAACGTCCTGCGCCTCGGATCCGGGGCAAACGTTCTGGTTTTCAACGGCCGCGACGGCGAGTGGCGGGCAGCGATTTCAGGCCGCAAGCGCCCGGAATGCCTCGATATCGTCGCCGCGGCCAGGGCGCAGGACCGCCTGCCCGACCTGCACTATGTGTTCGCGCCGCTGAAACACGCCCGGCTCGACTACATGGTCCAGAAAGCGGTGGAAATGGGGGTCTCCGCACTACAGCCGGTCCTGACCCGCTTCACCCAGGTGGCTCGCGTCAACGGCGAACGGATGCGCGCCAACGTCATCGAGGCCGCCGAGCAATGCGGCATCCTTAGCCTCGCAGCAGTCGAGGAGCCGGTGACCCTGGACCGCTGGCTCGGCCGGCGCGCTCCCGAACGCCTGCTGGTGTTGTGCGACGAGGCCGCCCTGGTGACAAATCCGGCGGCGGCGCTGGAGCCCATGCGCGGCGCCGCGCACGGCATCGACGTTCTGGTCGGCCCCGAAGGCGGCTTTGCCGAAGACGAGCGGGCCAATCTGCTCAACCAGCCCAATACGCTGCGGCTGTCGCTGGGGCCACGGATCCTGCGCGCCGATACCGCCGCGGTCGCTGCCATTGCCCTTGTCCAGACCGTGCTGGGCGACTGGACCGCGGCCGAACAACGCACGCAGGTTGAGATTTCGGCAACTCGTTAA
- a CDS encoding ATP phosphoribosyltransferase regulatory subunit, whose product MSRSAENPATRSPSWADGLLSSFAQAGYVKAEPAILQPAEPFLDLSGEDIRKSLYLTSDAGSEELCLRPDLTIPVARDYLASGKAGQPAGFCYLGPVFRYRGGRSSEFLQAGIESFGRQDRAAADAEMLALGLEAAAAFGITDVDIRTGDVALFTALIDALELYPVWRRRLIKGFNRKSSLAQDIERLTLATGPGHNEYEGVLAALAGSDRKAALALVTDMMSIAGATNVGGRTLAEIADRFLEQSTLKSGALPRDALTIIKRFLAIAGDPDEALGELRALASDAGLDIHTAIDQVESRIGFMAARGIETGSIGFATSFGRGVDYYTGFEFELQRKGNGDEPLVAGGRYDGLMTQLGAAAPIPAVGFSIWIEALTRFAGEASASRTGRSAS is encoded by the coding sequence ATGAGCCGTAGCGCGGAAAATCCTGCAACCCGATCGCCCTCCTGGGCGGACGGACTGCTGTCGTCGTTCGCCCAGGCCGGCTACGTCAAGGCTGAGCCCGCGATCCTTCAACCGGCCGAGCCGTTTCTGGACCTGTCCGGCGAGGACATCCGCAAGAGCCTTTACCTGACCTCGGACGCGGGCAGCGAGGAGCTCTGCCTGCGTCCCGACCTGACCATCCCGGTGGCGCGGGACTATCTTGCCTCCGGCAAAGCCGGCCAGCCGGCCGGATTCTGCTATCTCGGGCCTGTGTTCCGCTATCGCGGCGGCCGATCGAGCGAATTCCTCCAGGCCGGCATCGAATCGTTTGGCCGGCAGGATCGCGCCGCCGCCGACGCCGAGATGCTCGCGCTCGGCCTTGAAGCCGCTGCGGCTTTCGGCATCACCGATGTGGATATCCGCACCGGCGACGTCGCGCTGTTCACCGCGCTGATCGATGCGCTCGAGCTTTATCCGGTGTGGCGGCGCCGGCTGATCAAGGGTTTCAACCGCAAGTCCAGTCTTGCGCAGGATATCGAGCGGCTGACGCTCGCGACCGGGCCCGGGCACAACGAATACGAAGGCGTGCTTGCGGCGCTCGCGGGTTCGGATCGCAAGGCCGCGCTGGCACTGGTGACGGACATGATGTCGATCGCGGGCGCGACCAATGTCGGCGGCCGCACCCTGGCCGAGATCGCCGACCGCTTTCTCGAACAATCCACGCTGAAGAGCGGCGCGCTGCCGCGCGACGCGCTGACCATCATCAAGCGGTTTCTCGCGATAGCGGGCGATCCCGACGAGGCGCTCGGCGAGCTGCGCGCGCTGGCTTCCGACGCTGGTCTCGATATCCACACCGCGATCGATCAGGTCGAAAGCCGTATTGGCTTCATGGCGGCGCGCGGCATCGAAACCGGCAGCATCGGCTTCGCGACGTCGTTCGGCCGCGGCGTCGACTACTACACGGGCTTTGAATTCGAGTTGCAGCGCAAGGGCAACGGCGACGAGCCGCTGGTTGCCGGCGGTCGCTACGATGGCCTGATGACGCAACTGGGTGCAGCCGCGCCGATCCCGGCGGTCGGCTTCTCGATCTGGATCGAGGCCTTGACACGGTTCGCGGGTGAAGCCTCCGCGAGCCGAACCGGCAGGAGCGCGTCATGA
- the hisG gene encoding ATP phosphoribosyltransferase — protein sequence MTAPLVLAVPSKGRLQENAEAFFARAGLTLAKPRGVRDYRGTIAELDNVEIAYLSASEIASQLARGMVHLGVTGEDLIRESIVDADKRVALIDGLGFGSANVVVAVPQSWIDVRTMADLDDVTIGFRAQHNRRMRVATKYINLTRVFFASHGVVDYRIVESAGATEGAPAVGTAEMIVDITTTGATLAANGLKVLDDGVILRSQANLVASRDADWSNGARETARIILDHIAARARANQYREVRTRFTGCDTTLLAEAHDRFGVVSPFGGPTSSGMVTLHCPPDRLYALGSFLRQHGAETVSIASLDYVFDRENPLFVRLEAFLRP from the coding sequence ATGACCGCCCCTCTCGTTCTGGCCGTGCCGTCGAAGGGCCGTTTGCAGGAAAACGCCGAGGCCTTTTTCGCCCGCGCCGGGTTGACGCTGGCGAAGCCGCGCGGCGTCCGCGACTATCGCGGCACCATCGCCGAACTCGACAACGTCGAGATCGCTTATCTCTCGGCGAGCGAGATCGCCTCCCAGCTCGCGCGCGGCATGGTGCATCTCGGCGTCACCGGCGAAGACTTGATCCGCGAAAGCATCGTCGACGCCGACAAGCGCGTGGCGCTGATCGACGGGCTGGGTTTCGGCAGCGCCAACGTGGTGGTCGCGGTGCCGCAATCCTGGATCGACGTGCGCACCATGGCCGACCTCGACGACGTGACCATCGGGTTTCGCGCGCAGCACAACCGGCGGATGCGGGTCGCAACCAAATACATCAACCTCACCCGCGTCTTCTTCGCGTCGCACGGCGTGGTCGATTACCGCATCGTCGAGAGCGCGGGCGCCACCGAGGGCGCGCCCGCGGTCGGCACCGCCGAGATGATCGTCGATATCACCACGACCGGGGCAACGCTCGCCGCCAACGGCCTCAAGGTACTTGACGACGGCGTCATCCTGCGCAGCCAGGCCAACCTGGTCGCGTCGCGCGACGCGGACTGGTCGAACGGCGCGCGCGAAACGGCGCGGATCATTCTCGACCACATCGCCGCGCGCGCCCGTGCCAACCAATACCGCGAGGTGCGGACCCGCTTCACAGGCTGCGATACGACGCTGCTCGCTGAAGCACACGATCGCTTCGGCGTGGTCTCGCCGTTCGGTGGGCCGACCTCCTCAGGCATGGTCACGCTGCACTGCCCGCCGGACCGGCTTTATGCGCTCGGCAGTTTTCTGCGCCAGCACGGTGCGGAAACGGTGTCGATCGCCTCGCTGGACTATGTGTTCGATCGCGAGAACCCGCTATTCGTGAGGCTGGAAGCGTTTCTGCGGCCGTAG
- a CDS encoding glycosyltransferase family 2 protein yields the protein MTPTASLPGLPADAAAAAAQGLSIVVPVYNEAAGLQQLHERLGALAAKLRQRFGLACEVVYVDDGSTDGTLGLARALPAAAIDVQVVSLSRNFGKEAALMAGLDHARRGALLFMDGDGQHSPDLVERLVDHWINGGYDVIYTAKAHRTNESVLRRIGVHSFYAIINWGARQRIPEDAGDFRLLSPRAAAALRQLPERNRFFKGLASWIGFRQIRVDYEPDVRAHGMTTFNTARLLGLSIEGLTSFSVAPLRLASLLGLLLALAAFLFGLSILWETWVDGESVPGYPSLVVGLMTLGGVQLLMIGIVGEYIGKILSELKARPIYFVAEHSVKQAEDEPSAGDPHRTAAE from the coding sequence ATGACGCCAACTGCCAGCCTTCCAGGTCTGCCCGCGGACGCGGCCGCCGCGGCTGCGCAGGGTCTGTCGATCGTGGTTCCCGTCTACAATGAGGCCGCCGGGCTCCAGCAGTTGCACGAACGCCTCGGCGCGCTTGCGGCAAAGCTGAGGCAGCGCTTCGGCCTCGCCTGCGAGGTCGTCTACGTCGACGACGGCTCGACCGACGGCACGCTGGGCCTGGCCCGCGCGCTCCCCGCCGCCGCGATCGACGTGCAGGTGGTGTCGCTGTCGCGCAACTTCGGCAAGGAAGCCGCCCTGATGGCGGGCCTGGATCACGCGCGGCGCGGCGCGCTGCTGTTCATGGACGGCGACGGCCAGCATTCGCCCGACCTCGTCGAGCGGCTGGTGGATCACTGGATCAACGGCGGCTACGACGTCATCTACACAGCGAAAGCGCATCGGACGAACGAGTCGGTGCTGCGGCGGATCGGCGTGCACAGCTTCTACGCGATCATCAACTGGGGCGCGCGCCAGCGAATTCCCGAAGACGCCGGCGACTTCCGCCTGTTGTCGCCCCGCGCAGCCGCCGCGCTGCGCCAGTTGCCCGAGCGCAACCGCTTCTTCAAGGGCCTCGCGAGCTGGATCGGCTTCCGGCAGATTCGCGTCGACTACGAACCCGACGTTCGCGCCCACGGCATGACCACGTTCAATACCGCGCGGCTGCTCGGTCTGTCGATCGAGGGGCTGACGTCGTTTTCGGTGGCGCCGCTGCGGCTGGCCAGCCTGCTCGGGTTGCTGCTGGCGCTTGCCGCCTTCCTGTTCGGATTGTCGATCCTGTGGGAAACCTGGGTCGATGGTGAGTCGGTACCCGGCTATCCGTCGCTGGTGGTCGGCCTGATGACGCTGGGCGGCGTGCAACTCCTGATGATCGGCATCGTCGGCGAATACATCGGCAAGATTCTCTCCGAACTGAAGGCGCGACCGATCTACTTCGTCGCCGAGCACAGCGTGAAGCAGGCCGAGGACGAACCGTCCGCCGGCGACCCGCACCGGACCGCCGCCGAATGA